A genomic region of Pseudomonas migulae contains the following coding sequences:
- the ompR gene encoding osmolarity response regulator transcription factor OmpR, which yields MSSTANIAEGEKILIVDDDPGLSSLLERFFVSKGYRARAVPNTEQMDRLLAREVFNLVVLDLMLPGEDGLTACRRLRGANNQIPIIMLTAKGDELSRIKGLELGADDYLAKPFNPDELMARVKAVLRRQSAPVPGAPGSEDESVTFGDYELSLATRELKRGDEVHMLTTGEFAVLKALVMNARQPLTRDKLMNLARGREWDALERSIDVQISRLRRMIEPDPSKPRYIQTVWGVGYVFVPDGAATK from the coding sequence ATGAGCAGCACTGCAAACATTGCTGAAGGCGAAAAAATTCTTATCGTTGACGACGATCCGGGGCTCAGCAGCCTGCTGGAACGCTTTTTCGTCAGCAAGGGCTACCGTGCCCGCGCCGTACCGAACACCGAGCAAATGGACCGCCTGCTGGCGCGTGAAGTGTTCAACCTGGTCGTCCTCGACCTGATGCTGCCCGGCGAAGACGGCCTGACCGCCTGCCGCCGCCTGCGCGGCGCGAACAATCAGATTCCGATCATCATGCTCACCGCCAAGGGCGACGAGCTGAGCCGAATCAAGGGCCTGGAACTGGGCGCCGACGATTACCTGGCCAAGCCGTTCAACCCTGACGAGCTGATGGCGCGTGTCAAAGCCGTCCTGCGTCGTCAGTCCGCTCCGGTGCCGGGCGCACCTGGCAGCGAAGACGAAAGCGTGACGTTCGGCGACTACGAATTGTCGCTGGCGACTCGCGAACTGAAACGCGGAGACGAAGTGCACATGCTCACCACCGGTGAGTTCGCGGTGCTCAAGGCGTTGGTCATGAACGCGCGTCAGCCACTGACTCGCGACAAGCTGATGAACCTGGCCCGTGGCCGCGAGTGGGATGCCCTGGAGCGTTCCATCGACGTGCAGATTTCCCGTCTGCGCCGGATGATCGAACCCGATCCATCCAAGCCGCGTTACATCCAGACCGTCTGGGGCGTGGGCTACGTGTTCGTTCCGGATGGCGCCGCCACCAAGTGA
- the gshA gene encoding glutamate--cysteine ligase has product MSELLNRRLALLGERANLSLLEQCLHGIERECLRVTGEGRLAQTPHPEELGSALTNEQITTDYSESLLEFITPALPDPADTLASLDRIHRFAYSKLGNEYLWSPSMPCPLPAEEDIPIAYYGTSNIGKLKYVYRKGLALRYGKTMQCIAGIHYNFSLPEKLWPLLKEAEGFVGTDRDYQSSAYIALIRNFRRYSWLLMYLFGASPALDAGFLRGRSHQLEQLDPDTLYLPYATSLRMSDLGYQSNAQAGLTPCYNDLASYTDSLRKAVATPYPPYVEIGTHQDGEWVQLNTNILQIENEYYSNIRPKRVTYTGERPIQALVARGIQYVEVRCLDINPFLPMGIDLTESRFLDAFLLYCALNDSPLLTNNSCGNATSNFLSVVKEGRRPGLQLQRDGQPVDLKEWAGELLEKIAPLAALLDQSHGGDAHSKALNAQLAKVKDPSLTPSAQVLAAMAEHKESFSQFSLRQSQAHAEYFRSEPLSSEDQAKFEDRARSSLAEQVELEQNEVGDFDVFVGSYQASILAISN; this is encoded by the coding sequence TTGAGCGAACTTCTCAACCGCCGCCTGGCTCTGCTCGGCGAGCGCGCTAACCTCTCTCTGCTCGAACAGTGCCTTCACGGCATCGAACGTGAATGCCTGCGCGTGACCGGCGAAGGTCGCCTGGCGCAAACGCCGCACCCGGAAGAATTGGGTTCCGCGCTGACCAACGAACAAATCACCACCGACTATTCCGAGTCGCTGCTGGAATTCATCACGCCCGCCCTGCCCGACCCGGCCGACACCCTGGCGAGCCTGGACAGGATTCACCGTTTTGCCTACAGCAAGCTCGGCAACGAGTACCTGTGGAGTCCGTCGATGCCGTGCCCGTTGCCGGCCGAGGAAGATATCCCGATCGCCTATTACGGCACGTCCAACATCGGCAAGCTCAAGTATGTCTATCGCAAGGGGCTGGCCCTGCGCTACGGCAAGACCATGCAGTGCATCGCCGGGATTCACTACAACTTTTCCCTGCCGGAAAAACTCTGGCCGCTGCTCAAGGAAGCGGAAGGCTTTGTCGGTACTGACCGCGACTATCAGTCGTCGGCCTACATCGCGTTGATCCGCAACTTCCGCCGCTACAGCTGGCTGCTGATGTACCTGTTCGGTGCTTCGCCTGCGCTGGACGCCGGTTTCCTGCGCGGTCGTTCGCACCAGTTGGAACAACTGGACCCGGACACTTTGTACCTCCCGTACGCTACCAGCCTGCGCATGAGCGACCTCGGTTACCAGAGCAACGCCCAGGCCGGTCTGACGCCGTGCTACAACGATCTGGCGAGCTACACCGACAGCCTGCGCAAAGCCGTGGCCACGCCGTATCCCCCGTACGTTGAAATCGGTACGCATCAGGACGGCGAGTGGGTTCAGCTCAACACCAACATCCTGCAGATCGAAAACGAGTACTACTCCAACATCCGTCCGAAGCGCGTGACCTACACCGGCGAACGGCCGATCCAGGCGCTGGTGGCCCGTGGCATTCAGTACGTCGAAGTGCGTTGCCTGGACATCAACCCGTTCTTACCGATGGGCATCGACCTCACCGAATCACGCTTCCTCGATGCGTTCCTGCTGTACTGCGCGCTGAACGACAGCCCGCTGCTGACCAATAATTCGTGCGGCAACGCGACCTCGAACTTCCTCAGCGTGGTCAAGGAAGGTCGCCGCCCTGGCCTGCAACTGCAGCGCGACGGTCAACCGGTTGACTTGAAAGAGTGGGCTGGCGAGTTGCTGGAGAAGATTGCACCTCTCGCGGCGTTGCTCGATCAGAGCCATGGCGGCGATGCGCACAGCAAGGCGCTGAACGCGCAACTGGCCAAGGTCAAAGACCCGTCCCTGACGCCATCGGCCCAGGTGCTGGCGGCGATGGCCGAGCACAAGGAAAGCTTCAGCCAGTTCTCCCTGCGTCAGAGCCAGGCCCACGCGGAGTATTTCCGTAGCGAGCCGCTTTCAAGCGAAGACCAGGCGAAATTTGAAGACCGGGCGCGTTCGTCACTGGCCGAACAGGTCGAGCTGGAACAGAACGAAGTCGGCGATTTCGATGTGTTTGTCGGGTCGTATCAGGCGAGCATTCTGGCGATCAGCAACTAA
- a CDS encoding PaaI family thioesterase, giving the protein MDIPAGLTESAFFKLLGCRLHSLETGVAQVALALEPELRNRGGKLHGGALFSLVDIAMGLACSSTHGFDQQSATIECKINYIRAVSDGEVMCTARVIHPGRRTLVVEADVMQGDKLVAKAQGTFAVL; this is encoded by the coding sequence ATGGACATCCCGGCCGGGCTGACCGAAAGCGCTTTTTTCAAGTTGCTGGGGTGTCGCTTGCACAGCCTGGAAACCGGGGTGGCGCAAGTCGCCCTGGCGCTGGAGCCAGAACTGCGCAATCGCGGCGGCAAGCTGCACGGCGGGGCCTTGTTCAGTCTGGTGGACATTGCCATGGGGCTGGCCTGTTCCAGTACCCATGGCTTTGACCAGCAGAGCGCGACCATCGAATGCAAGATCAACTACATCCGCGCCGTTTCTGACGGTGAGGTGATGTGCACGGCGCGGGTCATCCACCCGGGCCGCCGCACGCTGGTGGTCGAAGCCGACGTGATGCAAGGCGACAAACTCGTCGCAAAAGCACAAGGCACGTTCGCTGTCCTGTAG
- a CDS encoding Tex family protein produces the protein MDSINSRIAEELGVRPQQVEAAVALLDEGSTVPFIARYRKEVTGSLDDIQLRHLEERLRYLRELDERRISILASIEEQGKLTPQLERDIKLADTKTRLEDLYLPYKQKRRTKGQIALEAGLGELADGLFNDPTLTPDTEAARFINAEKGVADVKAALEGAKYILMERFAEDAGLLDKLRSYLKQEATLSARVIAGKEEEGAKFRDYFEHDEPLKSMPSHRALAIFRGRNEGILSSALKVGDELPGTMHPCEGMIGQQFGIQNQNRAADKWLGEVVRWTWKVKLYTHLETDLLGELRDGAETEAINVFAHNLHDLLLSAPAGPRATLGLDPGLRTGCKVAVVDATGKLLDHATVYPHVPHNKWDQTIAILAALCAKHSVDLIAIGNGTASRETDKLAAELIKKYPAMKMTKVMVSEAGASVYSASELASKEFPDLDVSIRGAVSIARRLQDPLAELVKIDPKSIGVGQYQHDVSQLKLARGLDAVVEDCVNAVGVDVNTASVALLARISGLNATLAQNIVSHRDEHGAFKTRAALKKVARLGEKTFEQAAGFLRVMNGDNPLDSSAVHPEAYPLVQRIAAETDRDIRSLIGDAGFLKRLDPKKYTDETFGLPTVTDILQELEKPGRDPRPEFKTAEFQEGVEDLKDLQLGMILEGVVTNVTNFGAFVDIGVHQDGLVHISALSEKFIKDPREAVKAGDVVKVKVMEVDIPRKRVGLSMRMSDTPGEKIDGARGARPGSAPRQSQNTAPRKETTAAAPANNAMASLFANAKQLKKR, from the coding sequence ATGGACAGCATCAACAGCCGCATCGCCGAGGAACTCGGCGTACGCCCACAACAGGTCGAAGCGGCCGTCGCGCTACTCGATGAAGGCTCTACCGTTCCCTTCATCGCCCGTTACCGGAAAGAAGTGACCGGCAGCCTCGATGACATCCAGTTGCGTCATCTGGAAGAGCGTCTGCGCTACCTGCGAGAACTCGACGAACGGCGCATCAGCATCCTTGCCAGCATCGAAGAGCAAGGCAAGCTGACCCCGCAACTGGAACGCGACATCAAGCTCGCGGACACCAAGACCCGCCTCGAAGACTTGTACCTGCCGTACAAGCAGAAGCGCCGCACCAAGGGCCAGATCGCCCTGGAAGCCGGCCTCGGCGAGCTGGCCGACGGCCTGTTCAACGACCCGACCCTCACGCCAGACACCGAAGCCGCGCGCTTCATCAACGCCGAAAAAGGCGTCGCCGATGTGAAGGCCGCCCTCGAAGGCGCCAAGTACATCCTGATGGAACGCTTCGCCGAAGACGCCGGTTTGCTGGACAAGCTGCGCAGCTACCTCAAGCAGGAAGCCACCCTCAGTGCCCGCGTGATTGCCGGCAAGGAAGAGGAAGGCGCCAAGTTCCGCGACTACTTCGAACACGACGAACCCCTGAAAAGCATGCCGTCGCACCGCGCGCTGGCGATTTTCCGTGGCCGCAACGAAGGCATTCTCAGCTCCGCGCTGAAAGTCGGCGATGAACTGCCGGGCACCATGCACCCGTGCGAAGGCATGATCGGCCAGCAGTTCGGCATCCAGAACCAGAACCGCGCCGCTGACAAATGGCTGGGCGAAGTGGTGCGCTGGACCTGGAAAGTGAAGCTCTACACTCACCTGGAAACCGATCTGTTGGGCGAGCTGCGCGATGGCGCAGAAACCGAAGCGATCAACGTGTTCGCGCACAACCTGCACGACCTGCTGCTGTCGGCCCCGGCCGGCCCGCGCGCCACCCTGGGCCTCGACCCGGGTCTGCGCACCGGTTGCAAGGTGGCCGTGGTCGATGCCACCGGCAAACTGCTGGATCACGCCACGGTTTACCCGCACGTGCCGCACAACAAGTGGGATCAGACCATTGCGATTCTGGCCGCCCTCTGCGCCAAGCATTCGGTGGACCTGATCGCCATCGGCAACGGCACCGCCAGCCGCGAGACCGACAAGCTGGCCGCTGAGCTGATCAAAAAATACCCGGCGATGAAGATGACCAAAGTCATGGTCTCCGAGGCCGGCGCATCGGTTTACTCCGCGTCGGAACTGGCCTCCAAGGAATTCCCGGACCTCGACGTGTCGATCCGTGGCGCGGTGTCCATCGCTCGTCGCTTGCAGGATCCTCTCGCCGAACTGGTGAAGATCGATCCGAAATCCATCGGCGTCGGCCAGTACCAGCATGACGTGTCGCAGCTGAAACTGGCACGCGGCCTGGACGCCGTGGTCGAAGACTGCGTGAACGCCGTGGGCGTGGACGTGAACACCGCTTCCGTAGCGTTGCTGGCTCGCATCTCCGGCCTCAACGCGACCCTTGCGCAGAACATCGTCAGCCACCGCGACGAGCACGGCGCGTTCAAAACCCGTGCGGCGTTGAAGAAAGTTGCGCGTCTGGGCGAGAAAACCTTCGAACAGGCCGCCGGCTTCCTGCGCGTCATGAACGGTGACAACCCACTGGATTCGTCCGCGGTTCACCCGGAAGCCTATCCGCTGGTGCAGCGCATCGCCGCTGAAACCGACCGCGACATTCGCTCGCTGATCGGCGACGCCGGCTTCCTCAAGCGTCTTGATCCGAAAAAGTACACCGACGAAACCTTCGGTCTGCCAACGGTCACCGACATCCTGCAAGAGCTGGAAAAACCCGGTCGCGACCCGCGTCCCGAGTTCAAGACCGCCGAGTTCCAGGAAGGCGTCGAAGACCTCAAGGACCTGCAGCTGGGCATGATCCTCGAAGGCGTCGTGACCAACGTGACCAACTTTGGCGCGTTCGTCGACATCGGCGTGCATCAGGACGGTTTGGTGCACATTTCCGCGCTTTCGGAGAAGTTCATCAAGGATCCGCGCGAAGCGGTGAAGGCCGGTGACGTGGTGAAAGTGAAGGTCATGGAAGTCGACATCCCGCGCAAACGCGTGGGCCTGTCGATGCGCATGAGCGACACCCCCGGCGAGAAAATCGACGGTGCCCGTGGTGCACGTCCGGGTTCGGCGCCACGCCAGTCGCAGAACACTGCACCGCGCAAGGAAACCACGGCAGCGGCTCCGGCCAACAACGCCATGGCTTCGCTGTTCGCCAACGCCAAGCAACTGAAGAAACGTTGA
- a CDS encoding ATP-binding protein yields the protein MKTPVWFPQSFFSRTLWLVLIVVLFSKALTLVYLLMNEDVLVDRQYSHGVALTLRAYWAADENNREKIAEAATLIRVVGAGVPEGEQHWPYSEIYQRQMQAELGADTEVRLRMHSPPALWVRAPSLGDGWLKVPLYPHPLRGQKIWNVLGWFLAIGLLSTASAWIFVSQLNQPLKRLVYAARQLGQGRSVRLPISDTPSEMTEVYRAFNQMAEDVEQAGRERELMLAGVSHDLRTPLTRLRLSLELMGDHSDLTDDMVRDIEDMDAILDQFLAFIRDGRDESVEEVDLTDLVREVAAPYNQNEEKVRLRLEPIQPFPLRRVSMKRLLNNLIGNALHHAGSGVEVAAYVSGDTSAPYVVLSVMDRGAGIDPSELEAIFNPFTRGDRARGGKGTGLGLAIVKRIASMHGGNVELRNRSGGGLEARVRLPLGLMLPRDAV from the coding sequence ATGAAAACCCCCGTGTGGTTCCCCCAGAGTTTCTTCTCCCGCACCCTGTGGCTGGTGCTCATCGTCGTCCTGTTCTCCAAGGCGCTGACCCTGGTTTATCTGCTGATGAACGAAGACGTGCTGGTGGATCGCCAATACAGCCACGGCGTCGCCCTGACGCTGCGCGCCTATTGGGCGGCGGATGAAAACAACCGTGAAAAGATTGCCGAAGCCGCGACCCTGATCAGGGTGGTGGGCGCCGGTGTGCCGGAAGGCGAGCAACACTGGCCTTACAGCGAGATCTATCAGCGGCAGATGCAGGCTGAGCTTGGTGCCGACACCGAGGTGCGATTGCGCATGCACTCGCCGCCGGCTCTGTGGGTTAGGGCGCCGAGTCTCGGTGATGGCTGGCTGAAGGTGCCGTTGTACCCGCATCCGTTGCGCGGCCAGAAAATCTGGAACGTGCTGGGCTGGTTCCTTGCCATCGGCTTGCTGTCCACGGCCTCGGCGTGGATCTTCGTCAGTCAGCTCAATCAACCGTTGAAGCGCCTGGTCTATGCCGCGAGGCAACTGGGCCAGGGCCGTAGCGTGCGCCTGCCAATCAGCGACACACCGAGTGAGATGACCGAGGTGTATCGCGCCTTCAACCAGATGGCTGAAGACGTCGAACAGGCCGGCCGCGAGCGCGAGCTGATGCTGGCCGGGGTGTCCCATGACTTGCGTACGCCGCTGACGCGATTGCGCCTTTCACTGGAACTGATGGGCGACCACAGCGACCTGACGGACGACATGGTGCGTGACATCGAAGACATGGACGCGATTCTCGACCAGTTCCTCGCGTTCATTCGCGATGGCCGCGATGAATCGGTGGAAGAGGTGGACTTGACCGATCTGGTCCGCGAAGTCGCCGCGCCGTACAACCAGAATGAAGAGAAAGTACGCCTGCGACTGGAGCCGATTCAGCCGTTTCCATTGCGTCGTGTGTCGATGAAGCGGCTGCTGAACAACCTGATAGGCAACGCGCTGCATCATGCCGGCAGTGGGGTTGAGGTGGCGGCCTATGTGTCCGGGGATACCAGCGCACCGTATGTGGTGCTGAGCGTCATGGACCGTGGGGCGGGGATCGATCCGTCGGAGCTGGAAGCGATCTTCAATCCGTTTACTCGGGGGGATCGTGCTCGGGGTGGCAAGGGGACCGGTTTAGGCTTGGCGATCGTGAAGCGGATTGCTTCGATGCATGGCGGGAATGTTGAGTTGCGCAATCGGTCTGGTGGTGGGCTGGAAGCGCGGGTGCGGTTGCCGCTTGGGTTGATGTTGCCTCGGGATGCGGTTTAA
- the tauA gene encoding taurine ABC transporter substrate-binding protein: protein MKLHFPLRLLAAASLAAASFFAQAADVTVAYQTTVDPAKVAQADGAYEKATNAKIDWRKFDNGADIIAAIASGDVQIGYLGSSPLTAAITRKVPVETFLIATQIGAAEALVARDGSGIKTPQDLIGKKIAVPFVSTGHYSLLAALKHWNIDPSKVTVLNLAPPAIIAAWKRGDIDATYVWDPALGVAKENGKVLITSGELAKFGAPTFDAWIVRKDFAEKHPEIVTAFAKVTLDAYADYRKDPKAWLANQSNVDKLVKLSGAKASDIPLLLQGNVFPLAADQVITLGAPTTKAITDTAVFLKEQGKVEAVLPDYAPYVSAKFITN from the coding sequence ATGAAACTGCATTTCCCTCTTCGCCTCCTGGCGGCCGCGTCTTTGGCGGCAGCGAGTTTCTTTGCCCAGGCGGCTGACGTGACCGTTGCCTACCAGACCACCGTGGACCCGGCAAAAGTCGCCCAGGCCGACGGCGCGTACGAAAAAGCCACCAACGCCAAGATCGACTGGCGCAAATTCGACAACGGTGCCGACATCATCGCTGCCATCGCGTCCGGCGACGTGCAGATCGGTTACCTCGGTTCCAGCCCCCTGACGGCTGCAATCACCCGTAAAGTCCCGGTAGAAACCTTCCTCATTGCCACGCAGATCGGCGCCGCTGAAGCACTGGTCGCCCGCGACGGTTCCGGCATCAAGACCCCACAAGACCTGATCGGCAAGAAAATCGCCGTGCCGTTCGTTTCCACCGGTCACTACAGCCTGCTCGCCGCACTGAAGCACTGGAACATCGACCCATCGAAAGTCACCGTCCTCAACCTCGCCCCGCCGGCGATCATCGCTGCGTGGAAACGCGGTGACATCGACGCCACTTACGTTTGGGATCCGGCACTCGGCGTGGCCAAGGAAAACGGCAAGGTGCTGATCACCTCCGGCGAACTGGCCAAGTTCGGCGCGCCGACCTTTGATGCGTGGATCGTGCGCAAAGACTTCGCCGAGAAACACCCGGAAATCGTCACCGCGTTCGCCAAAGTCACCCTCGACGCCTACGCCGATTACCGCAAGGACCCGAAAGCCTGGCTCGCCAATCAATCCAACGTCGACAAACTGGTGAAGCTGTCCGGTGCCAAGGCCAGCGACATTCCGCTGTTGTTGCAAGGCAACGTCTTCCCGCTGGCAGCTGATCAGGTGATTACCCTCGGCGCGCCGACCACCAAAGCCATCACCGACACCGCCGTGTTCCTCAAGGAGCAAGGCAAGGTCGAGGCCGTGCTGCCGGACTACGCGCCGTACGTCAGCGCCAAGTTCATCACCAACTGA